One uncultured Fibrobacter sp. DNA window includes the following coding sequences:
- a CDS encoding patatin-like phospholipase family protein → MKLVISVSGGGALGIGPLQFMRRLEKDLGVEKLGDVCAAFAGTSTGSIIASGLCAELSADELYNMYNDNLAAIFTKRKGTLVPELASNYYRYDSANLKKLLYKYFPGKMDEFGKPIFIPTTYMNGASVEKVWNREDNWMDRAYAILSSCSAPTYFDTLNLDGKIFCDGGMWANDPIMTLESGIKNPCKPDKKDCKAIVDEGFKILSFNTGMIHPNNAPKKKNALGWLTYIMDEWVARTGNSNYFEACANIGKDNIFRCAPEVESAYEMDNLKKTKEVSNIWDKYYDSVKQKVVKFVKSTM, encoded by the coding sequence ATGAAACTAGTTATCTCTGTCTCGGGTGGCGGTGCGCTCGGCATCGGCCCTCTCCAATTCATGCGTAGACTCGAAAAGGATCTTGGCGTAGAAAAGCTTGGCGATGTTTGTGCAGCTTTTGCCGGTACGTCTACAGGTTCCATCATCGCTTCTGGTCTATGTGCTGAATTGTCGGCCGATGAATTGTACAATATGTATAATGACAACTTGGCGGCCATTTTCACGAAAAGAAAGGGGACGTTGGTTCCTGAACTCGCATCGAACTACTACCGTTACGACAGTGCCAACCTGAAAAAACTGCTGTATAAGTATTTCCCGGGCAAGATGGATGAATTCGGCAAGCCCATTTTCATCCCCACCACCTACATGAACGGTGCAAGCGTCGAGAAGGTGTGGAACCGTGAAGACAACTGGATGGACCGCGCCTACGCCATCCTCTCCAGCTGCTCCGCTCCGACCTATTTCGATACGCTGAATCTCGATGGCAAGATTTTCTGCGATGGTGGCATGTGGGCAAACGATCCCATTATGACTTTGGAATCGGGTATCAAGAATCCGTGCAAGCCGGATAAGAAGGATTGCAAGGCTATTGTGGATGAAGGGTTCAAGATTCTCTCCTTCAACACGGGCATGATTCACCCGAATAACGCACCGAAAAAGAAGAATGCTCTCGGCTGGCTCACCTACATCATGGACGAGTGGGTTGCCCGTACCGGAAATTCCAACTATTTTGAAGCCTGCGCCAATATCGGCAAGGATAATATCTTCCGCTGCGCACCGGAAGTCGAAAGTGCCTACGAAATGGACAACTTGAAGAAGACGAAGGAAGTTTCCAATATTTGGGACAAGTACTACGACTCCGTCAAGCAGAAAGTTGTCAAGTTCGTGAAATCGACAATGTAG
- a CDS encoding pyridoxamine 5'-phosphate oxidase family protein yields MEEIKNFIKDCGAYFLATVDGDQPRVRPFGTIEIFEGKLYIQTGKSKDCSKQIQKNGKVEICAMDKTGSKWLRLAGTLVRDDRREPKVHMLENYPELKSMYSPDDDNTEVLYFKDATATFYCFTEAPRVIKF; encoded by the coding sequence ATGGAAGAAATCAAGAACTTCATCAAGGATTGCGGCGCTTATTTTCTCGCGACGGTCGACGGTGACCAGCCGCGCGTGCGCCCGTTCGGCACCATCGAAATTTTCGAGGGCAAGCTCTACATCCAGACCGGCAAGTCCAAGGACTGCTCCAAGCAGATCCAGAAAAACGGCAAGGTCGAAATCTGCGCCATGGACAAGACCGGCTCCAAGTGGTTGCGCCTGGCCGGCACTCTCGTCCGCGACGACCGCCGCGAGCCGAAGGTCCACATGCTCGAAAATTACCCCGAGCTCAAGTCGATGTACTCCCCCGATGATGACAATACCGAGGTCCTGTACTTCAAGGATGCGACCGCGACGTTCTATTGTTTCACGGAAGCACCCCGCGTCATCAAGTTTTAA